From Thalassotalea euphylliae, the proteins below share one genomic window:
- a CDS encoding sensor histidine kinase → MKVIANSLYQRLAISVTLTFALLGYLFFWWSSSLAQHSQFQAEQKLHIELAEHLAQDNPLLQDGVYDKPALENLFHTLMLLGPAFEFYFLDPNGKILTYSAKPDKIKRESVDLTPISQLIDAPHQVPIFGDDPRHLSRKKIFSAAPVYKGEKLQGYLYVIIGGEIYDSTYAKVKSDQQLLEHLSLLGGSLLLLLILLLMLFRSFTSPIRRLVRDINAIRAANFDQDKIALDHWREFTRDDDRQAERGSKQNEVEQLGANFVAMVEQINSQFQQLKHNDKIRRELLAHLSHDLRTPLAAMKGYVETLSIKNDELNSEQRQQYINTALRNVEQLKLLIDQIFELAHLEDGQVSVNNEAFAVGELLHDIIAKFALKANQKRINLSLLPEHCERVVFSDIAKLERILTNLIENALRHTPEDGNINVQITPLEDKLRISVVDTGTGIHQKDLAYIFDARYRASNARGEKNQHAGLGLAISKRLSQLLNSDLSVSSELGKGSAFSLTLAQVR, encoded by the coding sequence ATGAAAGTGATTGCCAATTCCCTCTACCAGCGGCTGGCAATTTCCGTCACCCTGACCTTTGCACTGCTGGGTTATTTATTTTTTTGGTGGAGTAGCTCACTTGCCCAACACTCGCAGTTTCAGGCGGAGCAGAAACTCCATATTGAATTAGCAGAGCACTTAGCGCAAGACAACCCACTATTGCAAGATGGTGTATACGACAAACCCGCGCTAGAAAATTTGTTTCATACGCTGATGTTATTGGGGCCTGCGTTTGAGTTTTACTTTCTCGACCCAAACGGCAAAATTCTCACCTACTCCGCCAAGCCCGATAAAATAAAACGCGAGTCGGTCGACTTAACGCCCATCTCTCAGCTTATTGATGCGCCCCATCAAGTGCCTATTTTCGGTGATGACCCGCGCCATTTATCACGCAAAAAAATCTTCTCTGCCGCGCCCGTTTACAAAGGCGAAAAACTGCAAGGCTATTTGTATGTGATCATCGGTGGTGAAATATACGATTCTACCTACGCCAAAGTAAAATCAGACCAGCAGCTACTTGAGCATTTATCGTTACTCGGCGGGAGCTTACTGTTACTGCTGATTTTATTGTTGATGTTGTTCCGCAGTTTTACGAGCCCTATTCGCCGCCTAGTGCGCGATATAAATGCCATTCGCGCCGCCAACTTTGATCAAGACAAAATTGCCTTAGATCATTGGCGAGAGTTTACGCGTGATGACGACCGCCAAGCTGAGCGAGGTAGCAAACAAAATGAAGTAGAGCAGCTGGGCGCCAACTTTGTCGCTATGGTGGAGCAAATTAACAGTCAGTTCCAGCAGCTTAAACACAACGATAAAATTCGCCGCGAGTTGCTGGCTCACCTGTCACATGATCTAAGAACGCCATTGGCGGCGATGAAAGGTTATGTGGAAACCTTATCGATAAAAAATGATGAACTCAATAGTGAGCAACGCCAGCAGTACATCAATACCGCATTGAGAAACGTTGAGCAGCTCAAACTGCTTATCGATCAAATTTTTGAGTTAGCGCACTTAGAAGACGGGCAAGTCTCGGTCAATAACGAAGCCTTTGCTGTTGGTGAGCTACTGCACGATATCATTGCCAAGTTTGCGTTAAAAGCCAATCAAAAACGGATTAATTTGTCGCTCTTACCGGAGCACTGTGAGCGCGTTGTCTTCTCAGACATCGCCAAGCTAGAGCGAATCTTAACGAACTTAATTGAGAATGCCCTGCGCCACACCCCAGAAGACGGTAATATCAATGTGCAAATTACGCCGTTGGAAGACAAATTGAGAATTAGTGTAGTTGACACAGGCACTGGCATTCATCAAAAAGACTTAGCCTATATTTTTGATGCCAGATACCGAGCGAGTAACGCCCGCGGTGAGAAAAATCAGCACGCGGGTCTCGGGCTAGCCATCAGTAAGCGGCTGAGCCAATTGCTCAACAGCGATCTCAGTGTTAGCAGTGAGTTGGGAAAAGGCAGTGCATTTTCACTCACCCTAGCACAGGTGAGGTAG
- a CDS encoding putative bifunctional diguanylate cyclase/phosphodiesterase, which yields MTNDLAQFFGIQSSQGRYRHALQSIQEKFNPSHCFIGKFVDNDKVRTVLHLADGKETNNFIYELTGTPCAEAKKSLGTCCYRGDVQTKFPSDAALKEWQIESYIAVTIRSFNDKPVGILVCLFDQAMDITASEQAWFREVGYLIGAEFKYELNTFENQQLVSHLSLGESLAKLCTVEWRLGSDYVLASDYAYQLFGLPKGQQLTRQELLALIDPREHQKVNDQLAAVEDETVNRFDMEVQICTPADELKQLKVLGVTKQDSLTGELIVQLSIQDITEEKRLNRHLMLSNMVLANSSEAVMITDNNNKIIWVNKALETLTGYQEDELIGKDPAIFSSGKQDSAFYQAMWEKLLADGIWRGEIINQRKNGEVFPEELVLNLVRDQYGQISHYVALFRDITEWKETERRLTFYANKEPLTGLANRRAFIEQVEQQVALSNQAELPFVVLFADIDRFKEINDIYGLQTADWLLKQVASRLQQLLDSAELVCRYGADEFAFMLPNHDLSQAQHFAERVQATIAEPFYLDQLVLQISISLGLAEYSANRPLLCDPGEDKVCEQGASSDAIATALLRDASYAMLRAKESAKQEGSSHATIGIHDTQLQQQYLRRLAIRDQLKVALSEQQLTVNYQPIICAQSQKIEKFEALVRWHDANLGFVSPGEFIPIAEEFGLITQLGQFVLERACQDLRALHQLGYTDISFSINRSINEFRTDNDQVQLVTQAINAAEIPADSIVIEITESVAMSSNHYVNEALAKLKESGVKIALDDFCTGFSSLSNLIEYPVDILKIDKSFVDNILTECNQSLLTQTLVSLAEKLDMQVIAEGVETLEQLECLRDYGCNQIQGYFFSPAVAIDSCIELLTQERA from the coding sequence ATGACTAACGATTTAGCGCAATTTTTCGGTATTCAATCTAGCCAAGGTCGCTACCGCCACGCTTTACAAAGTATTCAAGAAAAATTTAACCCAAGCCATTGCTTTATCGGCAAGTTTGTTGATAACGACAAAGTGCGTACTGTGCTGCATTTGGCAGATGGCAAAGAAACCAACAACTTTATTTATGAACTAACTGGCACGCCTTGTGCCGAGGCGAAAAAGTCGTTGGGTACTTGTTGCTATCGCGGTGACGTACAAACCAAATTCCCAAGTGATGCGGCATTAAAAGAATGGCAGATAGAAAGCTATATTGCCGTCACTATTCGCTCGTTCAACGATAAACCAGTGGGGATATTGGTTTGCTTATTCGATCAAGCAATGGATATAACTGCCAGCGAACAAGCTTGGTTTCGCGAAGTGGGTTATTTGATAGGTGCTGAATTTAAATATGAATTGAATACCTTTGAGAATCAGCAATTGGTGTCACACCTTTCACTAGGTGAATCGCTCGCTAAACTCTGTACGGTTGAATGGCGTTTGGGATCTGACTATGTACTTGCCAGTGATTACGCCTATCAGCTGTTTGGCTTGCCTAAAGGTCAGCAGCTAACTCGTCAAGAGTTGTTGGCGTTAATTGACCCGCGAGAGCATCAAAAAGTGAATGATCAATTAGCCGCGGTGGAAGACGAAACCGTTAACCGGTTTGATATGGAAGTGCAAATTTGTACCCCAGCGGATGAGCTCAAGCAACTAAAAGTGTTGGGGGTGACTAAGCAAGACAGCTTAACCGGTGAGTTGATAGTGCAGCTGAGTATTCAGGACATCACCGAAGAAAAGCGTCTTAACCGTCACTTAATGTTATCAAATATGGTCTTGGCCAATTCATCAGAAGCGGTAATGATCACTGATAACAACAATAAAATTATTTGGGTGAATAAAGCGCTTGAAACACTGACAGGCTATCAAGAAGACGAGCTAATTGGTAAAGATCCCGCCATTTTTAGCTCGGGTAAACAAGACAGTGCTTTTTATCAGGCGATGTGGGAGAAGTTGTTAGCCGATGGCATTTGGCGTGGTGAAATCATTAACCAACGCAAAAATGGCGAAGTGTTTCCCGAAGAGTTGGTTCTTAACTTAGTGCGAGATCAATACGGGCAAATCAGTCATTACGTTGCGCTGTTTCGCGATATTACCGAGTGGAAGGAAACTGAACGGCGATTAACCTTCTACGCCAATAAAGAGCCACTGACGGGCTTGGCAAATCGCCGTGCCTTTATCGAGCAAGTGGAACAGCAAGTGGCACTGAGTAACCAAGCAGAGTTGCCTTTTGTTGTCTTATTTGCTGATATTGATCGCTTCAAAGAAATTAACGACATTTACGGCCTGCAAACCGCCGATTGGTTGTTAAAACAAGTGGCCTCAAGATTACAGCAATTACTTGATAGTGCCGAGCTGGTTTGTCGTTACGGCGCTGATGAGTTCGCGTTTATGTTGCCAAACCACGATCTCTCGCAAGCACAACATTTTGCCGAGCGCGTGCAAGCAACAATTGCTGAGCCGTTTTATTTAGATCAGCTTGTCCTTCAGATCAGCATTAGTTTGGGCTTGGCTGAATACTCAGCAAACCGCCCCTTATTGTGCGATCCTGGAGAGGATAAGGTCTGTGAGCAAGGTGCTTCTTCAGATGCTATTGCTACCGCGCTGCTACGCGATGCTAGCTATGCCATGCTGCGCGCGAAAGAGTCAGCTAAGCAAGAGGGCAGTAGCCACGCAACGATTGGCATTCACGACACACAATTACAGCAGCAATACTTACGCCGTTTAGCGATTCGCGATCAGTTAAAAGTTGCCTTGAGCGAGCAGCAACTGACTGTTAACTATCAGCCGATTATTTGCGCGCAATCACAAAAAATTGAAAAGTTTGAAGCCTTGGTACGCTGGCATGATGCAAACCTGGGTTTTGTTTCACCCGGCGAGTTTATTCCGATTGCCGAAGAATTCGGTTTAATTACGCAACTTGGGCAGTTTGTGTTAGAGCGCGCTTGCCAAGACTTGCGAGCCCTACATCAGCTTGGCTACACGGACATTAGCTTTAGTATTAACCGCTCTATCAATGAGTTTCGCACCGATAATGATCAAGTGCAGTTGGTCACGCAGGCGATAAACGCCGCTGAAATACCTGCCGACTCGATTGTGATTGAGATCACCGAATCGGTGGCAATGTCATCCAATCATTACGTTAATGAGGCTCTGGCAAAGTTAAAGGAGAGTGGAGTAAAAATTGCGTTAGATGATTTTTGTACCGGCTTTTCGTCCTTGAGTAACTTGATTGAATACCCAGTCGATATTCTAAAAATCGATAAGTCTTTTGTCGATAATATCTTAACCGAGTGCAACCAAAGTCTGTTGACACAAACCTTAGTTAGTTTAGCAGAAAAGCTTGATATGCAAGTGATTGCAGAAGGGGTGGAAACGCTTGAGCAGCTGGAGTGCTTACGTGATTACGGCTGTAACCAAATCCAAGGCTACTTCTTTAGTCCTGCAGTTGCTATCGATAGCTGCATTGAGTTACTCACCCAAGAGCGCGCTTAA
- a CDS encoding response regulator transcription factor has protein sequence MTDKILIIEDEQDIAELIAVHMHELGLTPDKCHTGKLGLAEALSQDYQLVILDVMLPDMSGLDICRQLREAKPLQAIMMLTSRSSETDRVLGLELGADDYMAKPFSVRELQARVRAQLRRVHSLQSIAVPSQVKAVTCIGKLMVDHQCHKVTYHDNSINLTSTEFELLSFLGKHPDQVFSRSQLLDSVWGYHHSGYEHTVNSHINRLRNKLEKDVTQPQIIQTVWGVGYKLNSAGVH, from the coding sequence ATGACTGACAAAATTTTGATCATTGAAGACGAACAAGATATTGCTGAGCTAATTGCTGTACATATGCATGAACTTGGTTTAACTCCAGATAAATGTCACACCGGAAAACTAGGGCTAGCCGAAGCGCTTAGCCAAGACTATCAATTGGTAATTCTCGACGTTATGTTACCCGACATGAGCGGTTTAGATATTTGCCGACAACTGCGCGAAGCCAAACCACTGCAAGCAATTATGATGCTAACCTCACGCAGCTCAGAAACTGATCGAGTATTGGGGTTAGAGCTTGGCGCCGACGACTACATGGCAAAACCGTTTAGCGTACGCGAGCTACAAGCCCGTGTGAGAGCACAGCTCAGGCGCGTTCACAGCTTGCAAAGTATCGCCGTACCGTCGCAAGTGAAAGCCGTGACCTGTATTGGCAAGCTGATGGTCGACCATCAATGTCACAAAGTGACCTATCACGATAATTCGATCAATTTAACCTCAACTGAATTTGAACTACTGAGCTTTTTAGGCAAACATCCTGATCAGGTATTTTCACGCAGCCAATTGCTTGATTCCGTGTGGGGCTATCACCACAGCGGTTATGAGCACACGGTCAATTCACACATCAATCGTTTGCGCAACAAACTGGAAAAAGACGTGACCCAGCCGCAAATCATTCAAACGGTTTGGGGTGTCGGTTATAAACTTAATTCAGCAGGAGTGCATTGA